A single Cellulomonas sp. SLBN-39 DNA region contains:
- a CDS encoding ABC transporter substrate-binding protein: protein MFLHQRRARLAVASTAVGVLALVGACSSDGAGDAEESQSGEPSGEITVLTWRTDLVEDGTFDEYVETFKAAYPEVTDVKVEGITDYEGEVRTRMNTSNYGDVLAIPGSVTPDQLGQFFEPLGEFDEMSQEYRWIADKTYEGLSYGIPVVGNVQGIVYNTAVWEAAGIEDFPTTPDEFLDDLQTIKDSADGVVPLYTNYKDAWPLSQWDGARGAVTANPDYVNEMTGTDAPWSEDTDTGVIDGLIYDVVAQGLTEADPTTTNWEESKRLLGTGEVATMVLGSWAIPQMQDAAEAAGASREDIGYMPFPAQVDGTFHAVAGGDYNLGINVNSENKVTARAWIDWFNNESGFSESQVGLSPRVDGEVPEALASFVDEVELITMNPAPEGKESLFADIDTASGIVTTDPKYRQQIVDDARSGDRTKQQVFDDLNEAWAAGRADVGA, encoded by the coding sequence ATGTTCCTTCACCAGCGACGTGCTCGCCTGGCGGTGGCGTCGACGGCCGTCGGCGTGCTCGCGCTCGTCGGCGCGTGCTCGAGCGACGGAGCCGGCGACGCCGAGGAGAGCCAGAGCGGTGAGCCGTCGGGCGAGATCACCGTGCTGACCTGGCGCACGGACCTCGTCGAGGACGGCACGTTCGACGAGTACGTCGAGACCTTCAAGGCCGCGTACCCCGAGGTCACCGACGTCAAGGTCGAGGGCATCACCGACTACGAGGGCGAGGTGCGCACGCGCATGAACACCTCGAACTACGGCGACGTGCTCGCGATCCCCGGCTCCGTCACGCCCGACCAGCTCGGCCAGTTCTTCGAGCCGCTCGGCGAGTTCGACGAGATGTCGCAGGAGTACCGCTGGATCGCCGACAAGACCTACGAGGGCCTGTCCTACGGCATCCCGGTCGTCGGCAACGTGCAGGGCATCGTCTACAACACCGCCGTCTGGGAGGCCGCGGGCATCGAGGACTTCCCCACCACCCCGGACGAGTTCCTCGACGACCTGCAGACCATCAAGGACTCCGCCGACGGCGTCGTGCCGCTGTACACGAACTACAAGGACGCCTGGCCGCTGTCGCAGTGGGACGGCGCCCGCGGCGCCGTGACCGCCAACCCCGACTACGTCAACGAGATGACGGGGACGGACGCCCCCTGGTCGGAGGACACCGACACCGGCGTGATCGACGGGCTCATCTACGACGTCGTCGCGCAGGGCCTCACGGAGGCCGACCCCACGACCACGAACTGGGAGGAGTCCAAGCGGCTGCTCGGCACCGGCGAGGTCGCCACGATGGTGCTGGGGTCGTGGGCGATCCCGCAGATGCAGGACGCCGCGGAGGCCGCGGGCGCCAGCCGTGAGGACATCGGCTACATGCCGTTCCCCGCGCAGGTCGACGGCACGTTCCACGCGGTGGCCGGCGGGGACTACAACCTCGGCATCAACGTGAACTCGGAGAACAAGGTCACCGCGCGGGCGTGGATCGACTGGTTCAACAACGAGTCGGGCTTCTCGGAGTCGCAGGTCGGCCTGTCCCCCCGGGTCGACGGCGAGGTGCCCGAGGCGCTCGCGTCGTTCGTCGACGAGGTCGAGCTCATCACGATGAACCCGGCGCCCGAGGGCAAGGAGTCGCTGTTCGCCGACATCGACACCGCGTCGGGCATCGTCACGACCGACCCCAAGTACCGCCAGCAGATCGTCGACGACGCCCGTTCGGGCGACCGCACCAAGCAGCAGGTGTTCGACGACCTGAACGAGGCGTGGGCCGCCGGCCGCGCCGACGTCGGCGCCTGA
- a CDS encoding alpha-galactosidase, whose translation MSLVLDLSGGTLPRVLHWGADLGPLGTDLLADLRTAGRPAPRGFAVDGEVDVAVLPEHSAGWVGTPGLVGSRGGRDWSTSFRTTSADVRGTDHEADRAGHHAGGAGGVVTVQAVDDAAGLTLALHLELTPQGLVRQRATLTNTADDTYEVGQVTLTLPVPARAVELLDLGGHWARERTPLRTAFTHGARVRENRRGRTGYDAAFVLVAGTADLGHRRGEGWGVHVAWSGNHRSLAERSHHHEGLLGGGELLLPGEVRLHPGEAYTTPWVYGLYAGAGLDDLAARVHTWLRARPQHPRRPRPVTLNTWEAVYFAHDLGTLTALADTAAQVGVERFVLDDGWFGSRRDDTSGLGDWTVSRDVWPDGLNPLVRHVTGLGMEFGLWVEPEMVNLDSDLARAHPDWLLRLPSRLPRPARQQHVLDLARPEAFAHVLDRLDALLTEHDIAYLKWDHNRDLVDAGHGELGVPGVHEQTLAAYRLLDALRARHPDVEIESCSSGGARVDLEILQRTDRVWASDCIDALERQQIQPWTNLLVPLEMIGAHIGSGTAHSTGRAHTLGFRAGTALFGHLGIEWDLREADADQLAELAAWVALYKDVRPLLHTGVSVHADVPDPAVRVHGVVAQDGSDALFAIATTAMSAQLPADRVPLPGLDPDAVYHVRPQAPGDVVTHGLACPWWTPAGLRLPGRALAEVGVRAPVLSSERLVLVRATRV comes from the coding sequence GTGAGCCTCGTGCTCGACCTCTCCGGGGGGACCCTGCCGCGGGTCCTGCACTGGGGCGCCGACCTCGGCCCGCTCGGCACCGACCTGCTCGCCGACCTGCGCACCGCAGGACGGCCCGCGCCCCGCGGCTTCGCGGTCGACGGCGAGGTCGACGTCGCCGTGCTTCCCGAGCACTCCGCCGGCTGGGTGGGCACACCCGGGCTGGTCGGCAGCCGGGGCGGCCGCGACTGGTCCACGTCGTTCCGCACCACGTCCGCCGACGTGCGCGGCACCGACCACGAGGCCGACCGTGCGGGACACCACGCCGGTGGCGCAGGGGGCGTCGTGACCGTCCAGGCCGTCGACGACGCCGCAGGGCTCACCCTCGCGCTGCACCTGGAGCTCACGCCCCAGGGCCTCGTGCGGCAGCGCGCCACCCTGACGAACACCGCCGACGACACCTACGAGGTCGGCCAGGTCACCCTCACGCTCCCGGTGCCCGCCCGCGCCGTCGAGCTGCTCGACCTCGGCGGTCACTGGGCCCGCGAGCGCACCCCCCTGCGGACCGCCTTCACGCACGGCGCGCGCGTGCGGGAGAACCGGCGCGGGCGCACCGGCTACGACGCGGCGTTCGTGCTCGTCGCCGGCACCGCCGACCTCGGGCACCGCCGCGGCGAGGGCTGGGGCGTGCACGTCGCCTGGTCGGGCAACCACCGCAGCCTCGCCGAGCGGTCCCACCACCACGAGGGCCTTCTCGGCGGCGGCGAGCTGCTGCTGCCCGGCGAGGTGCGCCTGCACCCGGGGGAGGCGTACACGACCCCCTGGGTCTACGGCCTCTACGCGGGCGCCGGGCTCGACGACCTCGCCGCGCGCGTGCACACCTGGCTGCGGGCCCGCCCCCAGCACCCCCGCCGACCCCGGCCGGTCACCCTCAACACGTGGGAGGCCGTCTACTTCGCGCACGACCTCGGCACGCTCACCGCGCTCGCGGACACCGCGGCGCAGGTGGGTGTCGAGCGGTTCGTCCTGGACGACGGCTGGTTCGGCTCGCGCCGCGACGACACGAGCGGGCTGGGCGACTGGACGGTCTCGCGCGACGTCTGGCCCGACGGCCTGAACCCCCTGGTCCGGCACGTGACGGGCCTCGGCATGGAGTTCGGGCTGTGGGTCGAGCCCGAGATGGTCAACCTCGACTCCGACCTCGCCCGGGCGCACCCGGACTGGCTGCTGCGGCTGCCGTCCCGGCTGCCCCGGCCGGCGCGGCAGCAGCACGTGCTCGACCTGGCCCGCCCCGAGGCGTTCGCGCACGTCCTCGACCGGCTCGACGCGCTCCTGACCGAGCACGACATCGCGTACCTCAAGTGGGACCACAACCGCGACCTCGTCGACGCGGGCCACGGCGAGCTCGGGGTGCCGGGGGTGCACGAGCAGACCCTGGCCGCGTACCGGCTCCTCGACGCGCTGCGCGCGCGGCACCCCGACGTCGAGATCGAGTCCTGCTCGTCGGGCGGGGCCCGTGTGGACCTGGAGATCCTGCAGCGCACCGACCGGGTGTGGGCGTCCGACTGCATCGACGCGCTCGAGCGCCAGCAGATCCAGCCGTGGACCAACCTGCTCGTGCCGCTGGAGATGATCGGCGCGCACATCGGGTCGGGCACCGCGCACAGCACGGGGCGGGCGCACACGCTCGGGTTCCGGGCCGGGACCGCGCTGTTCGGCCACCTCGGCATCGAGTGGGACCTGCGCGAGGCCGACGCCGACCAGCTCGCCGAGCTCGCCGCGTGGGTCGCCCTCTACAAGGACGTGCGCCCGCTGCTGCACACGGGCGTGAGCGTGCACGCGGACGTGCCCGACCCGGCGGTGCGCGTGCACGGTGTCGTCGCCCAGGACGGGTCCGACGCGCTGTTCGCGATCGCGACGACCGCGATGTCGGCCCAGCTGCCCGCGGACCGCGTGCCTCTGCCGGGGCTCGACCCGGACGCCGTGTACCACGTGCGCCCCCAGGCGCCGGGCGACGTCGTGACGCACGGCCTGGCGTGCCCGTGGTGGACGCCCGCGGGCCTGCGCCTGCCCGGGCGGGCGCTCGCCGAGGTCGGCGTGCGCGCCCCCGTGCTGTCCTCCGAGCGGCTGGTGCTGGTGCGCGCGACGCGCGTGTGA
- the treS gene encoding maltose alpha-D-glucosyltransferase produces the protein MSHVEPPPSTAALALGGLPGRRQPAVPAAPPRGPVENDPDWYRTAVFYEVMLRTFSDSAGNGSGDLRGLIDRLDYLHWLGIDCLWLPPFYPSPLRDGGYDVSDYTAVASQYGTLEDFQALVAECHRRGMRIVVDLVMNHTSDQHPWFQASRSDPEGPYGDFYVWDDDNTRYPDARIIFVDTETSNWTFDPVRRQYFWHRFFSHQPDLNFENPRVVEAMMDVARFWLRLGVDGFRLDAVPYLFEAEGTNCENLPQTHEFLRDMRRMIDTEFPGRIALAEANQWPEDVVHYFGTDDEPECHMCFHFPVMPRIYYALRDQRATQIVDILADTPPIPAGGQWSTFLRNHDELTLEMVSTEERASMYGWYAPDSRMRANVGIRRRLAPLLDNSRKEIELAHALLLSLPGSPCLYYGDEIGMGDNIWLPDRDAVRTPMQWTPDRNAGFSTADPGKLYLPLNQSLVYHYGNVNVESQLAQPTSLLHWVHGMLAVRRRHPSLGRGTFEVVASDNDAVLTFLRRTADETILCVANLAATPRATTVHMPTMAGMHARDVFGGAHFPDVGPDGSMTFTMGSREFYWLELTRP, from the coding sequence GTGAGCCACGTCGAGCCGCCCCCGTCGACCGCGGCCCTGGCGCTCGGCGGGCTGCCGGGGCGCCGCCAGCCCGCCGTGCCCGCGGCGCCGCCCCGCGGTCCCGTGGAGAACGACCCGGACTGGTACCGCACCGCGGTGTTCTACGAGGTCATGCTGCGCACGTTCTCGGACTCGGCCGGCAACGGGTCGGGCGACCTGCGCGGCCTCATCGACCGGCTGGACTACCTGCACTGGCTCGGGATCGACTGCCTGTGGCTGCCGCCGTTCTACCCGTCGCCGCTGCGCGACGGCGGCTACGACGTGTCGGACTACACCGCGGTGGCGTCGCAGTACGGCACGCTCGAGGACTTCCAGGCCCTCGTCGCCGAGTGCCACCGGCGCGGCATGCGCATCGTCGTCGACCTCGTGATGAACCACACGAGCGACCAGCACCCGTGGTTCCAGGCGTCGCGCTCGGACCCGGAGGGCCCGTACGGCGACTTCTACGTGTGGGACGACGACAACACGCGCTACCCCGACGCGCGCATCATCTTCGTCGACACCGAGACGTCGAACTGGACCTTCGACCCCGTGCGCCGGCAGTACTTCTGGCACCGGTTCTTCTCGCACCAGCCCGACCTGAACTTCGAGAACCCGCGGGTCGTCGAGGCCATGATGGACGTCGCGCGGTTCTGGCTGCGGCTGGGGGTCGACGGGTTCCGGCTCGACGCGGTCCCCTACCTGTTCGAGGCCGAGGGGACGAACTGCGAGAACCTGCCGCAGACGCACGAGTTCCTGCGCGACATGCGTCGGATGATCGACACGGAGTTCCCGGGCCGGATCGCGCTCGCCGAGGCCAACCAGTGGCCCGAGGACGTCGTGCACTACTTCGGCACGGACGATGAGCCCGAGTGCCACATGTGCTTCCACTTCCCCGTGATGCCGCGCATCTACTACGCGCTGCGCGACCAGCGGGCCACGCAGATCGTCGACATCCTCGCCGACACGCCCCCCATCCCGGCGGGCGGGCAGTGGAGCACGTTCCTGCGCAACCACGACGAGCTCACGCTCGAGATGGTCTCGACGGAGGAGCGCGCGTCGATGTACGGGTGGTACGCGCCCGACTCGCGCATGCGCGCGAACGTCGGCATCCGCCGCCGCCTGGCGCCGCTGCTGGACAACTCCCGCAAGGAGATCGAGCTCGCGCACGCCCTGCTGCTGTCGCTGCCGGGCAGCCCGTGCCTGTACTACGGCGACGAGATCGGCATGGGCGACAACATCTGGCTGCCCGACCGGGACGCCGTGCGCACCCCGATGCAGTGGACCCCGGACCGCAACGCGGGGTTCTCGACCGCCGACCCCGGCAAGCTGTACCTGCCGCTGAACCAGTCGCTGGTCTACCACTACGGCAACGTCAACGTGGAGTCCCAGCTCGCCCAGCCGACGTCGCTGCTGCACTGGGTGCACGGCATGCTCGCGGTCCGCCGCCGGCACCCGTCCCTGGGCCGGGGCACGTTCGAGGTCGTGGCGTCCGACAACGACGCGGTGCTGACGTTCCTGCGCCGCACGGCCGACGAGACGATCCTGTGCGTCGCGAACCTCGCGGCGACCCCGCGTGCCACGACCGTGCACATGCCGACCATGGCGGGCATGCACGCGCGCGACGTGTTCGGGGGCGCGCACTTCCCCGACGTGGGCCCCGACGGCTCGATGACCTTCACGATGGGGTCCCGGGAGTTCTACTGGCTGGAGCTGACGCGCCCGTGA
- a CDS encoding phosphotransferase: protein MTLDARAPDDRDRQVLDLLRGWLPGRRWYPAKGASADLSLVGTLVLPGGLSDGAQVRVLLVRAHAGSVDVVLQVPVVLEPVAPVPAGPADASDDGVLGRAGGVLVRDGAGDPRFLRAWLAAAEGPGADVDVAAARVVTGEQSNTSVVLPGTDGAPAGILKVLRTVAAGENPDIDVPRHLVGAGWDGVPAPLAWATARWTAPDGTPSTGYLGVLSAFVPGARDGFELACEAARTGTDLGALAHELGATVAGMHAALVDAYGTDAGTSPAADAPAGVPPVPATGPAAVAVALTTRLAWATAAVPALAARAAGVREVVDRVAALGSTPPRQRVHGDLHLGQVLRSGDRWFVIDFEGEPLAPLEARTRPDLALRDVAGLLRSFDYAAAVGGLGGAAADAWTASARAGLLRGYGVQDDPGQALLLRALELDKTLYEVVYEARNRPAWAPIPQAGLDRLLG, encoded by the coding sequence GTGACCCTCGACGCCCGCGCCCCCGACGACCGCGACCGGCAGGTCCTGGACCTGCTGCGCGGGTGGCTGCCCGGACGCCGGTGGTACCCGGCCAAGGGTGCGTCCGCGGACCTGTCGCTCGTGGGCACGCTCGTCCTGCCGGGCGGCCTGTCCGACGGTGCCCAGGTGCGCGTGCTGCTCGTGCGCGCGCACGCGGGCTCGGTCGACGTCGTCCTGCAGGTCCCGGTCGTGCTCGAGCCGGTCGCCCCCGTCCCTGCGGGGCCGGCGGACGCGTCCGACGACGGGGTGCTGGGCCGGGCCGGTGGCGTCCTCGTGCGCGACGGTGCGGGCGACCCGCGGTTCCTGCGGGCGTGGCTCGCGGCCGCCGAGGGCCCCGGGGCGGACGTCGACGTCGCGGCGGCGCGCGTCGTCACGGGCGAGCAGTCCAACACGTCCGTCGTGCTGCCGGGCACGGACGGTGCGCCCGCCGGCATCCTCAAGGTGCTGCGGACCGTCGCCGCGGGCGAGAACCCGGACATCGACGTGCCCCGGCACCTGGTCGGCGCGGGCTGGGACGGCGTCCCGGCTCCGCTGGCGTGGGCGACGGCGCGCTGGACCGCCCCGGACGGCACGCCGTCGACCGGCTACCTCGGGGTGCTGAGCGCGTTCGTCCCGGGCGCACGGGACGGCTTCGAGCTGGCCTGCGAGGCCGCGCGGACGGGCACCGACCTGGGTGCGCTGGCCCACGAGCTCGGTGCGACGGTCGCCGGCATGCACGCCGCGCTCGTCGACGCGTACGGCACGGACGCGGGCACGTCCCCGGCCGCGGACGCCCCGGCCGGGGTGCCGCCGGTGCCCGCCACGGGCCCGGCCGCGGTCGCGGTCGCCCTCACGACGCGCCTGGCGTGGGCGACCGCCGCGGTGCCCGCGCTGGCGGCCCGTGCGGCCGGCGTCCGCGAGGTGGTGGACCGGGTGGCCGCGCTGGGCTCGACCCCGCCCCGGCAGCGCGTGCACGGCGACCTGCACCTGGGTCAGGTGCTGCGCTCGGGCGACCGCTGGTTCGTGATCGACTTCGAGGGTGAGCCGCTGGCCCCGCTGGAGGCCCGGACCCGCCCGGACCTGGCGCTGCGGGACGTCGCGGGCCTGCTGCGCTCGTTCGACTACGCCGCGGCGGTCGGTGGTCTGGGCGGCGCCGCGGCCGACGCGTGGACGGCGTCCGCGCGCGCCGGTCTGCTGCGCGGGTACGGCGTGCAGGACGACCCGGGCCAGGCGCTGCTGCTGCGCGCGCTCGAGCTCGACAAGACCCTGTACGAGGTCGTGTACGAGGCCCGCAACCGTCCGGCGTGGGCGCCGATCCCCCAGGCGGGCCTGGACCGGCTCCTCGGCTGA
- a CDS encoding carbohydrate ABC transporter permease, translating to MTRAVTSTFKYVSLVLASIAMLLPIGLIVFGSFKTNQEFLATNPFTLPASWTNLENYATAWTRGGMGLGFVNTFVVFAAAIVGTILIGAAAAYALDRFRFHGRRGVLNMFLLATLVPGVTTQVATFQIINALGLYNTRWALIVLFMGTDIISIYIFLQFMRSIPRSLDEAAMIEGAGHLRIFFQIILPNLKPAIATVVIIKGIGIYNEFYLPFLYLPDSDLRPVSTALFAFKGPYGSEWEIISAAVVITIIPILVLFLFLQRYIYNGFTSGATK from the coding sequence ATGACGCGCGCCGTCACCTCGACGTTCAAGTACGTCTCGCTCGTCCTCGCCTCGATCGCGATGCTCCTGCCCATCGGGCTGATCGTGTTCGGCTCGTTCAAGACGAACCAGGAGTTCCTCGCGACCAACCCGTTCACGCTCCCCGCGAGCTGGACCAACCTGGAGAACTACGCGACGGCGTGGACCCGCGGGGGCATGGGCCTGGGTTTCGTCAACACGTTCGTCGTGTTCGCCGCCGCGATCGTCGGCACCATCCTCATCGGGGCGGCCGCGGCGTACGCGCTCGACCGGTTCCGGTTCCACGGCCGGCGCGGCGTGCTCAACATGTTCCTGCTCGCCACGCTGGTGCCCGGCGTCACCACGCAGGTCGCCACGTTCCAGATCATCAACGCCCTCGGGCTCTACAACACCCGCTGGGCGCTGATCGTGCTGTTCATGGGCACCGACATCATCTCGATCTACATCTTCCTGCAGTTCATGCGGTCGATCCCCCGCTCGCTGGACGAGGCCGCGATGATCGAGGGCGCGGGCCACCTGCGGATCTTCTTCCAGATCATCCTGCCGAACCTCAAGCCCGCGATCGCCACGGTCGTGATCATCAAGGGCATCGGCATCTACAACGAGTTCTACCTGCCGTTCCTGTACCTGCCCGACTCGGACCTGCGGCCGGTGTCGACGGCGCTGTTCGCCTTCAAGGGCCCGTACGGGTCGGAGTGGGAGATCATCTCGGCGGCCGTGGTCATCACGATCATCCCGATCCTGGTGCTGTTCCTGTTCCTGCAGCGGTACATCTACAACGGCTTCACGTCGGGCGCCACGAAGTAG
- a CDS encoding carbohydrate ABC transporter permease — translation MTTAPSPLRSGTAARQAPGAGAARGTTPGGTGRGPWLRRLTPYLFLLVPVALLLVLTYLPVANMFWYSVTDWDGLDKVKNFVGPDNYVEVFTEPDNLRVFYVSLYYFVASFVQMALALYFATILSFKVRLKNLWKGILFFPYLINGVAIGLIFLNFLKPGGGLDTVLLATGLDALVQQWTGDPDVANYSLAAVSVWRYMGLNFVMFLGAIQSIDGQIYEAAELDGANRWHQFRHIIAPSIKPILGLSFILAISGSLSVFEIPYVMTGGGNGTETFVIRTVWMAFNRGMVGLASAMAVILLIIVLLVTWVQRRVVPDEEVDLT, via the coding sequence ATGACCACCGCACCGTCGCCGCTGCGCAGCGGGACGGCGGCGCGTCAGGCACCCGGTGCCGGTGCCGCCCGGGGGACCACCCCGGGCGGCACCGGCCGCGGGCCCTGGCTGCGCCGCCTGACGCCGTACCTGTTCCTGCTCGTCCCCGTCGCGCTGCTGCTGGTGCTGACCTACCTGCCCGTGGCGAACATGTTCTGGTACTCGGTCACCGACTGGGACGGCCTGGACAAGGTCAAGAACTTCGTCGGGCCGGACAACTACGTCGAGGTCTTCACCGAGCCGGACAACCTGCGGGTCTTCTACGTCTCGCTGTACTACTTCGTCGCCTCGTTCGTGCAGATGGCGCTCGCCCTGTACTTCGCGACGATCCTGTCGTTCAAGGTCCGCCTGAAGAACCTGTGGAAGGGGATCCTCTTCTTCCCGTACCTCATCAACGGGGTCGCGATCGGGCTGATCTTCCTCAACTTCCTCAAGCCCGGCGGCGGCCTGGACACCGTCCTGCTCGCCACCGGCCTGGACGCGCTCGTGCAGCAGTGGACGGGCGACCCCGACGTCGCGAACTACTCGCTCGCCGCGGTCTCGGTGTGGCGGTACATGGGCCTGAACTTCGTGATGTTCCTCGGCGCGATCCAGTCCATCGACGGGCAGATCTACGAGGCGGCCGAGCTCGACGGCGCCAACCGCTGGCACCAGTTCCGGCACATCATCGCGCCGTCCATCAAGCCGATCCTCGGCCTGTCGTTCATCCTCGCCATCTCCGGCTCGCTGTCGGTCTTCGAGATCCCGTACGTGATGACGGGCGGGGGCAACGGCACCGAGACCTTCGTGATCCGCACCGTGTGGATGGCCTTCAACCGCGGGATGGTCGGGCTGGCGTCGGCCATGGCCGTGATCCTGCTGATCATCGTGCTGCTCGTGACCTGGGTCCAGCGCAGGGTGGTCCCCGACGAGGAGGTCGACCTCACATGA
- a CDS encoding ROK family transcriptional regulator has product MNGAGLGAAHTSSGAAILDVIRAAGTISRVELTRVTGLTAATVSTVVRRLIDDGLVVEAGRAESTGGKPRMLLQLEPTARYAVGVHLDHAGITYVVANLGGAVVARWRRPGAGADDPRDVVARIAAEIATTVDRIGVDPARLVGVGVVSPGPIASGTGMTLTPPVMQHWADFPLADAIEDAVGLPVLLDNDATAAAVGEYWSGGIGTGTACAALYMGTGIGAGIVVDGTVFRGRSSNAGEVGHVCVDLDGPRCWCGARGCVEAFAGPAAVVAHAAQVGLALPGRTVSEDFATLARAAARGDAAPMAILRESAEYVAVAAHTLANLLDLDTVVLTGPAFALAGSLYLPVVQERLAAGFFARGAHAVDVRISAHASEAAAVGGAALVLQSELAPRQQGMRVVLGESGAVPVAGSGVA; this is encoded by the coding sequence GTGAACGGGGCCGGGCTCGGAGCCGCGCACACCAGCAGCGGTGCGGCGATCCTCGACGTCATCCGCGCTGCCGGCACCATCAGCCGCGTCGAGCTCACCCGCGTCACCGGGCTCACCGCCGCGACCGTCTCCACGGTCGTGCGGCGCCTCATCGACGACGGCCTCGTCGTCGAGGCCGGGCGCGCCGAGTCCACGGGCGGCAAGCCGCGCATGCTCCTGCAGCTCGAGCCGACCGCGCGCTACGCCGTCGGGGTCCACCTCGACCACGCCGGGATCACCTACGTCGTCGCCAACCTCGGCGGTGCGGTCGTCGCCCGCTGGCGGCGCCCCGGCGCCGGCGCCGACGACCCCCGCGACGTGGTCGCCCGCATCGCCGCCGAGATCGCGACCACCGTCGACCGCATCGGCGTGGACCCGGCCCGGCTCGTCGGCGTCGGCGTCGTCTCGCCCGGGCCCATCGCGTCGGGCACCGGCATGACGCTCACCCCGCCCGTCATGCAGCACTGGGCCGACTTCCCGCTCGCCGACGCCATCGAGGACGCCGTCGGCCTGCCCGTCCTCCTCGACAACGACGCGACCGCGGCCGCGGTCGGGGAGTACTGGTCCGGCGGGATCGGTACCGGCACGGCCTGCGCCGCGCTCTACATGGGGACCGGGATCGGCGCGGGCATCGTCGTCGACGGCACCGTGTTCCGCGGCCGCTCCTCCAACGCCGGCGAGGTCGGGCACGTGTGCGTCGACCTCGACGGCCCGCGCTGCTGGTGCGGCGCGCGCGGGTGCGTCGAGGCGTTCGCCGGGCCCGCGGCGGTCGTCGCCCACGCCGCCCAGGTCGGCCTGGCCCTGCCCGGACGGACCGTCTCCGAGGACTTCGCGACCCTCGCCCGGGCCGCCGCGCGCGGCGACGCCGCCCCGATGGCGATCCTGCGCGAGTCCGCCGAGTACGTCGCCGTCGCCGCGCACACCCTGGCGAACCTGCTCGACCTCGACACCGTCGTGCTCACCGGGCCGGCGTTCGCGCTCGCCGGGTCGCTGTACCTGCCGGTCGTGCAGGAGCGGCTCGCCGCGGGCTTCTTCGCCCGCGGGGCCCACGCGGTGGACGTGCGCATCTCGGCGCACGCCTCCGAGGCCGCCGCCGTCGGTGGTGCGGCCCTCGTGCTGCAGAGCGAGCTCGCGCCGCGGCAGCAGGGCATGCGGGTGGTCCTCGGCGAGAGCGGCGCCGTGCCCGTCGCCGGCTCCGGGGTCGCCTGA